Proteins encoded together in one uncultured Flavobacterium sp. window:
- a CDS encoding GNAT family N-acetyltransferase — MIIRKATQTDSEFIAPCLLLAMEDIIYKFIGKKDYESARDFLLYFIERENNQYSYQNCFVAEENNEIIGVVNIYNGADLIALRLPVIEYVHENFNPDFNPENETQSGEFYIDSLGVNPKHQGKGIGSKLLQFLIEEFVTKNNQTLGLLVEEENPNAKKLYLKLGFKSVGTKTLVGKTLEHLQMKK; from the coding sequence ATGATTATTAGAAAAGCCACTCAAACCGATTCGGAATTTATTGCACCTTGTTTGTTATTGGCAATGGAAGACATTATCTATAAATTTATTGGGAAAAAGGATTATGAAAGTGCAAGAGACTTTTTGCTGTATTTTATAGAAAGAGAAAACAATCAATATTCATATCAGAATTGTTTTGTGGCCGAAGAAAACAATGAAATTATTGGCGTAGTAAATATTTATAACGGAGCTGACTTAATCGCGTTGAGGTTGCCAGTTATTGAATATGTTCACGAAAACTTTAATCCTGATTTTAATCCCGAAAATGAAACGCAAAGCGGAGAATTCTATATTGATTCTTTAGGCGTAAATCCGAAACATCAGGGAAAAGGTATTGGCTCAAAACTACTGCAATTTTTGATTGAAGAATTTGTAACCAAAAATAATCAGACTTTAGGTTTATTGGTCGAAGAAGAAAATCCGAATGCCAAAAAATTATACTTAAAACTAGGTTTTAAATCTGTTGGGACTAAAACTTTGGTTGGCAAAACTCTCGAACATCTTCAGATGAAAAAATAG
- the hmpA gene encoding NO-inducible flavohemoprotein yields MNQYQKELIKATIPILRSNGEDLTSYFYNRMFTHHPELKNIFNMGNQANGKQKSALANAVLAYAENIDNPSVLINVLKGIGTKHRSLNIQPEQYNIVGTQLIASIGEVVGEAATPEILEAWTVAYNQLAEIMIDLEKQLYQENAAKPGSWNGWRNFIIKKITDESSEIKSFYLYPEDGKAITNFHSGQYISVHVFVPELGFMQPRQYSLSSAFNPEYYRISVKKEIGLASNPSGLVSNTLHSKSEGDVISISAPAGLFHLEKDSENPLILISGGVGLTPMLSMLETNVNAIQNKKTVWVHGCRNESVHAFKDQVTSLKQEVKWLETFTFYDSIENIDNHSTQIIEGHVDLTKCKEAILLDDAKFYICGPEIFIKKQYQTLIDFNVNQQNIFYEEFGPQVINLN; encoded by the coding sequence ATGAATCAATATCAAAAAGAACTGATTAAAGCTACAATTCCTATTTTGAGATCGAACGGCGAAGATCTTACCTCCTATTTCTATAACCGAATGTTTACACATCATCCTGAATTGAAAAATATATTCAATATGGGAAACCAGGCTAATGGAAAACAGAAATCGGCTTTGGCAAATGCTGTTTTGGCTTACGCCGAAAATATAGACAATCCAAGTGTACTAATTAATGTTCTAAAAGGAATTGGAACCAAACACAGAAGTTTGAATATCCAGCCAGAACAATATAATATAGTAGGAACTCAATTGATCGCTTCTATTGGAGAAGTTGTTGGCGAAGCTGCGACTCCGGAAATTCTCGAAGCCTGGACTGTTGCTTACAATCAGCTTGCAGAAATTATGATTGATCTCGAAAAACAATTATATCAGGAAAATGCTGCGAAACCGGGAAGCTGGAACGGCTGGCGAAATTTTATAATTAAAAAAATAACAGACGAATCGAGCGAAATCAAATCGTTTTATCTTTATCCTGAAGACGGGAAAGCAATTACCAACTTTCATTCCGGTCAATATATTAGTGTTCATGTTTTTGTTCCCGAATTAGGTTTTATGCAACCCAGACAATACAGTTTATCGAGTGCTTTTAATCCGGAATATTATAGAATTTCTGTAAAGAAAGAAATCGGTCTGGCTTCAAATCCATCCGGATTAGTTTCAAACACGCTTCACTCAAAATCAGAAGGCGATGTAATTTCGATTTCAGCTCCTGCGGGATTATTCCACTTAGAAAAAGATTCCGAAAATCCGTTGATCTTAATTAGCGGAGGCGTTGGCTTGACGCCAATGTTAAGCATGTTGGAAACGAATGTGAATGCTATTCAGAATAAAAAAACAGTTTGGGTTCACGGTTGCAGAAATGAATCTGTTCATGCTTTTAAAGATCAGGTTACTTCTTTAAAGCAAGAAGTGAAATGGCTTGAAACATTTACTTTTTATGATTCAATAGAAAACATAGATAATCATTCAACCCAAATTATCGAAGGTCATGTTGATCTTACTAAATGTAAAGAGGCTATTTTATTAGACGATGCAAAATTTTATATCTGCGGACCAGAAATTTTTATCAAAAAACAATATCAAACGCTAATTGATTTTAATGTAAATCAGCAAAATATTTTTTATGAAGAATTCGGACCTCAAGTTATTAATTTGAATTAG
- a CDS encoding histidine kinase — translation MRFTFKNTFSGRNFFILGIIFIILTLLSIYILSGLMTQITEKSNIATEQRSLQKKQEVMVQELSRFLETQNELKSVVEMSNTKNLSDNLKVLSTIYSNDNLVKNNWFQINNQKIEFTPSINSENLKTSIKDFVAKNRILDKQNTIVEEHQIFSWRIYYKYVATNGTVIRYGYDIDLPALQSYFSTIDQKAATYAFIFDKKGTIIYHPEIKLLKKNIFKITDISTLDTTFTDKDTFSRKIAISEYLGLDIVRYTKRLNLKGTDWYLCVNFPKKVSTEDVDAVKKYASLIYIITTAILILFFYLFTIFTRRTFKEKNKLLVENEKIKKEKALIQLQQLKEQINPHFLFNSLNSLYMLIETNTGVARKFTLNLSKIYRYLINPPLNNIVTVQEELLFIEKYIFLQQTRFTEEFVFTITIVDDESVLAKKVPYLAFQIAVENAIKHNIASEENPLKITIEIKENVVIITNNLNEKQNFGKESKFGHKYLESIYNYYSKKDFKTFKKDGDFTCILPLIG, via the coding sequence TTGAGATTTACTTTTAAAAATACTTTTTCCGGCAGGAACTTCTTCATCTTAGGAATCATTTTCATTATTCTTACGCTTCTTTCTATTTATATATTAAGTGGTTTAATGACGCAAATCACTGAAAAATCAAATATTGCAACTGAACAACGCAGCTTACAAAAAAAGCAGGAAGTTATGGTGCAGGAATTGTCCCGATTTCTTGAAACTCAAAATGAGTTAAAAAGTGTTGTTGAGATGAGCAATACCAAAAACTTATCTGATAATTTAAAAGTTTTAAGTACGATTTACTCCAATGACAATCTTGTTAAAAACAATTGGTTTCAAATTAATAATCAAAAAATAGAATTTACTCCATCTATTAATAGCGAGAACTTAAAAACTTCTATAAAAGATTTTGTTGCTAAAAACAGAATACTAGATAAACAGAATACTATTGTTGAAGAGCATCAAATTTTTTCCTGGCGCATATATTATAAATATGTCGCAACAAATGGAACTGTAATTCGATATGGATATGATATTGATTTGCCAGCGTTGCAATCTTATTTTTCGACGATCGATCAAAAAGCAGCTACTTATGCTTTTATATTTGACAAAAAGGGAACGATCATTTATCATCCCGAAATAAAATTATTAAAAAAGAATATTTTTAAAATTACAGATATATCTACTCTGGATACCACTTTTACAGACAAAGATACTTTTAGCCGAAAAATTGCAATTTCAGAATATTTAGGTTTAGACATTGTACGATACACAAAACGATTGAATCTAAAAGGTACGGATTGGTATTTGTGCGTCAATTTTCCTAAAAAGGTTTCAACTGAAGATGTAGATGCCGTAAAAAAGTATGCTTCGTTAATTTACATTATTACGACGGCAATCTTAATTCTGTTCTTTTATTTATTTACCATTTTTACACGTAGAACTTTTAAGGAAAAAAACAAGCTTCTTGTAGAAAATGAAAAAATTAAAAAAGAGAAAGCATTAATTCAGTTGCAACAATTAAAGGAACAAATAAATCCGCACTTTTTATTTAATTCTTTGAATTCGCTTTATATGCTTATTGAAACTAATACCGGAGTGGCACGAAAATTTACGCTGAATCTTTCTAAGATCTACAGATATCTAATTAATCCGCCTCTTAATAATATTGTTACAGTACAGGAAGAATTGCTTTTTATAGAAAAATATATCTTCCTTCAGCAAACCCGATTTACAGAAGAATTTGTCTTTACAATTACTATTGTTGATGACGAAAGCGTTCTGGCTAAGAAAGTTCCTTATCTGGCTTTTCAGATTGCGGTAGAAAATGCTATCAAACACAATATCGCTTCTGAAGAAAATCCGTTGAAAATAACCATTGAAATTAAAGAAAATGTTGTAATCATTACCAATAACTTAAACGAAAAGCAAAACTTCGGGAAAGAATCTAAGTTTGGTCACAAATACTTAGAAAGTATCTACAATTACTACTCTAAAAAAGATTTTAAAACCTTCAAAAAAGACGGAGATTTTACTTGCATTTTACCCTTAATTGGGTAG